Proteins encoded within one genomic window of Equus przewalskii isolate Varuska chromosome 3, EquPr2, whole genome shotgun sequence:
- the SETD6 gene encoding N-lysine methyltransferase SETD6 isoform X1: protein MATRAKRRRVAGPAGGGNPDPVAGFLSWCRRVGLELSPKVAVSRQGTVAGYGMVAQESVQPGELLFAVPRAALLSQHTCSISGLLERERGALQSQSGWVPLLLALLHELQAPASPWSPYFALWPELGRLEHPMFWPEEQRRQLLQGTGVPEAVEKDLANIRSEYYSIVLPFMEAHPDLFSPRVRSPELYHQLVALVMAYSFQEPLEEEEDEKEPNSPLMVPAADILNHLANHNANLEYSPNCLRMVATQPIPKGHEIFNTYGQMANWQLIHMYGFVEPYPDNTDDTADIQMVTVREAALQGTKVEAERLLLYERWDFLCKLEMVGEEGAFVIGREEVLTEEELTTTLKVLCMPAEEFREFKDQDGWADDKKEEDSLTITNIPKLKASWRQLLRKSVLLTLQTYATDLKTEQDLLSNKEVYAKLSWREQQALQQSEVCSRWHNSPFREETLRHQ from the exons ATGGCCACCCGGGCGAAGCGCCGGCGG GTGGCGGGGCCTGCGGGCGGCGGCAACCCGGACCCGGTGGCCGGCTTCCTGAGCTGGTGCCGGCGGGTTGGTTTGGAGCTGAGTCCCAAG GTGGCGGTGAGCCGGCAGGGCACGGTGGCCGGCTACGGCATGGTGGCCCAGGAGAGCGTGCAGCCCGGGGAGTTGCTGTTCGCGGTGCCGCGGGCCGCGCTCCTGTCGCAGCACACCTGCTCCATCAGCGGCCTGCTGGAGCGAG AGAGAGGCGCGTTGCAGAGCCAGTCGGGCTGGGTGCCGTTGCTGCTCGCGCTGCTGCACGAGCTGCAGGCGCCGGCCTCGCCCTGGAGCCCCTACTTTGCGCTCTGGCCGGAGCTGGGCCGCTTGGAGCACCCCATGTTCTG GCCCGAGGAGCAGCGCCGGCAATTGCTGCAGGGCACAGGCGTACCCGAGGCCGTGGAGAAGGATTTGGCCAACATCCGCAGCGAGTACTATTCCATCGTGCTGCCCTTCATGGAAGCCCACCCCGATCTGTTCAGCCCCAGGGTTCGCTCCCCGGAACTCTACCACCAGCTTGTAGCTCTTGTGATGGCCTACAG CTTTCAGGAACcactggaggaagaggaggatgaaaaGGAGCCAAACTCTCCTTTGATGGTGCCTGCTGCAGACATACTAAACCACTTAGCCAATCACAATGCCAATCTAGAATACTCTCCA AATTGTCTTCGGATGGTGGCCACTCAGCCCATTCCTAAAGGCCATGAGATTTTCAACACTTATGGGCAAATGGCTAATTGGCAACTAATTCATATGTACGGTTTTGTTGAACCATATCCTGACAACACGGATGACACAGCTGACATTCAGATGGTGACAGTTCGTGAAGCAGCATTACAGG GAACAAAAGTTGAAGCTGAAAGGCTCCTACTATATGAACGCTGGGATTTCTTATGCAAACTGGAGATGGTAGGGGAAGAGGGAGCCTTTGTGATTGGGCGGGAGGAGGTGCTGACTGAAGAGGAACTGACCACCACACTCAAG GTGCTGTGCATGCCTGCGGAGGAGTTCAGGGAGTTTAAAGACCAGGATGGATGGGCAGATGACAAAAAGGAAGAGGACAGCCTGACAATCACAAATATCCCCAAGCTCAAAGCATCATGGAGACAGCTTCTTCGAAAAAGTGTTTTGTTGACCCTGCAAACCTATGCCACAGACTTAAAAACTGAGCAGGATTTACTCAGTAATAAGGAGGTCTATGCCAAACTCAGCTGGAGGGAACAGCAAGCCTTACAG CAGTCTGAAGTCTGTTCTAGATGGCACAACTCGCCCTTCAGGGAAGAAACTCTAAGACACCAATGA
- the SETD6 gene encoding N-lysine methyltransferase SETD6 isoform X2: MATRAKRRRVAGPAGGGNPDPVAGFLSWCRRVGLELSPKVAVSRQGTVAGYGMVAQESVQPGELLFAVPRAALLSQHTCSISGLLERERGALQSQSGWVPLLLALLHELQAPASPWSPYFALWPELGRLEHPMFWPEEQRRQLLQGTGVPEAVEKDLANIRSEYYSIVLPFMEAHPDLFSPRVRSPELYHQLVALVMAYSFQEPLEEEEDEKEPNSPLMVPAADILNHLANHNANLEYSPNCLRMVATQPIPKGHEIFNTYGQMANWQLIHMYGFVEPYPDNTDDTADIQMVTVREAALQGTKVEAERLLLYERWDFLCKLEMVGEEGAFVIGREEVLTEEELTTTLKVLCMPAEEFREFKDQDGWADDKKEEDSLTITNIPKLKASWRQLLRKSVLLTLQTYATDLKTEQDLLSNKEVYAKLSWREQQALQVRYGQKMILHQLLELTS; encoded by the exons ATGGCCACCCGGGCGAAGCGCCGGCGG GTGGCGGGGCCTGCGGGCGGCGGCAACCCGGACCCGGTGGCCGGCTTCCTGAGCTGGTGCCGGCGGGTTGGTTTGGAGCTGAGTCCCAAG GTGGCGGTGAGCCGGCAGGGCACGGTGGCCGGCTACGGCATGGTGGCCCAGGAGAGCGTGCAGCCCGGGGAGTTGCTGTTCGCGGTGCCGCGGGCCGCGCTCCTGTCGCAGCACACCTGCTCCATCAGCGGCCTGCTGGAGCGAG AGAGAGGCGCGTTGCAGAGCCAGTCGGGCTGGGTGCCGTTGCTGCTCGCGCTGCTGCACGAGCTGCAGGCGCCGGCCTCGCCCTGGAGCCCCTACTTTGCGCTCTGGCCGGAGCTGGGCCGCTTGGAGCACCCCATGTTCTG GCCCGAGGAGCAGCGCCGGCAATTGCTGCAGGGCACAGGCGTACCCGAGGCCGTGGAGAAGGATTTGGCCAACATCCGCAGCGAGTACTATTCCATCGTGCTGCCCTTCATGGAAGCCCACCCCGATCTGTTCAGCCCCAGGGTTCGCTCCCCGGAACTCTACCACCAGCTTGTAGCTCTTGTGATGGCCTACAG CTTTCAGGAACcactggaggaagaggaggatgaaaaGGAGCCAAACTCTCCTTTGATGGTGCCTGCTGCAGACATACTAAACCACTTAGCCAATCACAATGCCAATCTAGAATACTCTCCA AATTGTCTTCGGATGGTGGCCACTCAGCCCATTCCTAAAGGCCATGAGATTTTCAACACTTATGGGCAAATGGCTAATTGGCAACTAATTCATATGTACGGTTTTGTTGAACCATATCCTGACAACACGGATGACACAGCTGACATTCAGATGGTGACAGTTCGTGAAGCAGCATTACAGG GAACAAAAGTTGAAGCTGAAAGGCTCCTACTATATGAACGCTGGGATTTCTTATGCAAACTGGAGATGGTAGGGGAAGAGGGAGCCTTTGTGATTGGGCGGGAGGAGGTGCTGACTGAAGAGGAACTGACCACCACACTCAAG GTGCTGTGCATGCCTGCGGAGGAGTTCAGGGAGTTTAAAGACCAGGATGGATGGGCAGATGACAAAAAGGAAGAGGACAGCCTGACAATCACAAATATCCCCAAGCTCAAAGCATCATGGAGACAGCTTCTTCGAAAAAGTGTTTTGTTGACCCTGCAAACCTATGCCACAGACTTAAAAACTGAGCAGGATTTACTCAGTAATAAGGAGGTCTATGCCAAACTCAGCTGGAGGGAACAGCAAGCCTTACAGGTTCGTTATGGTCAGAAGATGATCTTACACCAGTTGTTGGAATTGACGAGTTAG